In the genome of Botrytis cinerea B05.10 chromosome 13, complete sequence, one region contains:
- the Bcctr3 gene encoding Bcctr3: protein MNMDMEMEMEMDMDMGMDMSSSAANMSLSHTPCKMSMLLNFHTTSTCYLHPSLQVHTSIQFLLICLFSFLLPILLETTRRYQRTYDRYLRSKYAYHAQKQKSLDTADEDEEDKLLLGHNDDSKIGDRFGFLRWNWMPIARISAEVRQQVLRAVIYGMQFAISYTVMMMWMYSNGYIIICILLGAITGFGMFTRDMLEVSGYTHVDEGENDGRGESCC, encoded by the exons atgaacatggatatggaaatggaaatggaaatggatatggatatgggtATGGACATGTCTTCCAGCGCTGCGAACATGTCTTTATCCCATACTCCCTGTAAGATGTCC ATGCTCCTCAACTTCCACACCACATCAACCTGCTATCTCCACCCCTCACTCCAAGtccacacatccatccaattcctcctcatttgtctcttttccttcctcctccctaTACTCCTCGAAACAACCCGTCGTTATCAACGTACCTACGACCGGTATCTCCGTTCCAAGTACGCGTATCATGCCCAGAAGCAAAAGTCCCTTGACACGGccgatgaagacgaagaggaCAAACTTCTCCTCGGACACAATGACGATTCCAAGATTGGAGATAGATTTGGATTCTTGAGGTGGAACTGGATGCCCATTGCACGGATTTCAGCCGAGGTCCGGCAGCAAGTTTTGAGAGCGGTAATTTATGGAATGCAGTTTGCCATTTCTTATacggtgatgatgatgtggatgTATAGTAACG GATATATCATAATCTGCATCCTACTAGGTGCAATAACGGGATTCGGAATGTTCACGCGTGATATGCTGGAGGTTTCTGGCTACACACATGTAGACGAGGG TGAGAATgatgggagaggagagagttGTTGTTAG
- the Bctma46 gene encoding Bctma46 has product MPPKKGKGQPDQPKKAPATVADKTFGMKNKKGAQAQKQIERMQTSYKAGGTPDEKRRQAEKEQREREKIASEAAKKEAAELFKPVQVQKVPFGVDPKTVLCQFYKKGHCEKGRKCKFSHDLNIERKSTKIDLAQDPREAEAEKRKEETSDDWDEEKLRSVVLSKKGNQKTTTEKVCKFFIDAVEEGKYGWFWTCPNGGDKCMYQHKLPPGFVLKTKEQRAAEKALMDKSPLKTLTLEDFLESERHKLTGTLTPVTPETFAKWKAERMDKKAGEEQARLAKEATGRAMFEKGDWEASGDEDEGDDNEDDAWNMERMRRETEALREKKEAERLANLYGGAAPSSNEVAPQIVEPVANEEGEAS; this is encoded by the exons ATGCCAccaaagaaaggaaaaggccAACCGGATCAGCCTAAAAAGGCGCCGGCCACAGTGGCAGACAAGACTTTTGGAATGAAAAACAAGAAGGGAGCCCAGGCGCAAAAACAAATCGAGCGAATGCAAACTTCGTATAAAGCTGGAGGCACTCCCGATGAAAAGAGACGACAGGCCGAGAAAGAGCAACGAGAGCGAGAAAAGATAGCATCAGAAGCGGCAAAGAAAGAGGCAGCTGAATTATTCAAGCCTGTACAAGTTCAGAAAGTCCCATTTGGTGTCGATCCCAAAACAGTTCTCTGTCAATTTTATAAGAAGGGCCATTGCGAGAAGGGTAGGAAGTGTAAATTCTCACACGACCTTAACATTGAGCgcaaatcaacaaaaattGATCTTGCGCAAGATCCCAGAGAGGCAGAagcagagaagagaaaagaagaaacttcAGACGATTGGGACGAAGAGAAATTGCGCTCCGTTGTATTATCGAAGAAgggaaatcaaaaaactaCAACAGAGAAAGTTTGCAAATTTTTTATCGACGCTGTGGAGGAGGGAAAATATGGTTGGTTTTGGACATGTCCAAATGGAGGAGACAAGTGTATGTACCAACATAAGTTACCACCAGG ATTCGTCCTTAAAACCAAAGAACAACGTGCTGCAGAGAAGGCTCTTATGGATAAATCACCTCTAAAGACACTTACTCTTGAAGATTTCCTTGAGTCCGAACGGCACAAGCTTACTGGCACATTAACACCGGTTACGCCAGAGACGTTTGCTAAATGGAAAGCCGAGCGTATGGACAAGAAGGCTGGTGAAGAACAAGCCAGACTTGCCAAGGAAGCTACTGGTCGTGCCATGTTCGAGAAGGGAGATTGGGAAGCCAgcggagatgaagatgaaggcgatgataatgaagatgatgcatGGAATATGGAGAGAATGCGACGAGAGACTGAGGCTTTAcgtgagaagaaggaagCAGAGCGCTTGGCCAACTTGTATGGTGGAGCAGCCCCAAGTAGTAACGAAGTTGCACCTCAGATTGTCGAACCTGTAGCCAACGAGGAGGGGGAAGCCTCCTAA
- the Bcyra1 gene encoding Bcyra1, translating to MSSDKLGQSLDEILATQRAAGTGRGGRGGGRRGGRAPGGRNATAAPVGGVSKSKKPVKGAVKPAPAGPSGGNAPSRIVVSNLPYDVTEQQIKEYFHEAKLHTKSVQLVYGPNGASRGEANITFHRQGDAAAAVSKLNGVKVDNRSLRVQLLVDAQAASIMEEKLAKRLTDRITSVPKSQPKSAVPNKANSKDQGGKRGGKRGSRGGAGATTARPAKKKTAEELDLEMADYWESGNAANAETSTDAQATNVAAEPATNGDANMDDEIL from the exons ATGTCTTCTGATAAACTCGGTCAATCTCTTGATGAGATCCTTGCTACCCAAAGAGCAGCAGGCACTGGACGTGGTGGACGTGGCGGCGGTCGTCGTGGTGGACGTGCTCCAGGTGGTCGCAACGCCACTGCAGCTCCAGTTGGAGGTGTATCCAAGAGCAAGAAGCCAGTCAAGGGAGCAGTAAAACCTGCTCCAGCTGGTCCTTCTGGTGGAAATGCCCCATCTCGTATTGTGGTTAGCAACTTG CCATATGATGTGACAGAACAACAGATCAAG GAATACTTCCACGAAGCAAAATTGCACACCAAGAGCGTTCAACTAGTCTATGGTCCAAATGGAGCTAGCCGTGGCGAAGCTAATATCACCTTCCACCGTCAAGGTGATGCTGCTGCAGCTGTATCCAAGCTTAATGGTGTCAAGGTTGACAATAGATCATTGAGG GTCCAACTTCTCGTTGATGCCCAGGCCGCCAGCATTATGGAGGAGAAGCTTGCTAAGAGACTTACGGACCGAATTACTAGCGTGCCAAAATCACAACCAAAGTCTGCTGTTCCAAACAAAGCAAACAGCAAGGATCAAGGTGGCaagagaggaggaaagagaggcTCCCGTGGTGGCGCCGGTGCTACTACTGCTCGCCCAGCTAAGAAGAAGACCGCTGAAGAACTCGATTTGGAGATGGCAGATTATTGGGAGAGCGGAAACGCCGCGAATGCAGAGACCAGTACCGATGCTCAGGCCACAAACGTTGCTGCTGAGCCAGCTACCAATGGAGATGCAAACATGGATGACGAGATCTTG TAA
- the Bcpep5 gene encoding Bcpep5: MALTSWKTFDFFEVSQVKPPDDESKSIFENNEISCVCSGSENLFIGSYDGTVRILSSNFKILRTFQAHDVGSITHMKQVEGTSLLVTIAEDLSHEPILKVWALDKPVKKTGLPTCQSSLSIQNGRKQFPISAFTAMDDLSQLAVGFGNGAVTVIRGDLIHDRGAKQRTVHESEEPITGLSFREEERLVNLYVATTSRLVKLVISGRAHNQSARPVEDSGCGVGCMTVDKKNSDILVVRDDAIYYYRVDGRNSCYGYDGTKSLVAVYGDYVAIVSPPATSSATKSSAIRRFGGAHADDLFNTSTFTLLDTDLKFVAHSESLVSQVKDLFMIWGDLFTLTQDGKIHRYHEKPLQQRLETLYQRNLYVHAINLAQKAGMDSKQQNMIFRKSGDFLYQKGDYDGAMQQYLKAIDSTEPSQVIRKYLDTQRIHNLIEYLEELHEHHKATADHTTLLLNCYAKLKDIDKLEKFIKSPGDLKFDLETAITMCRQGGYYEQAAYLAKKHGEHELVVDILIEDSKRYPEALQYIWRLDPDFAYPILMKYARVLLGHCPKDTTQVFIDYYTGSYRPMKDVVITSEAPVQHAGYAAGAAGAAVNAVANMRDLIPLPFMNNSTISSPATVSNVNAAPADGQVAEDLEPPPPAYNPPQPRTAFSSFVDHPEEFIVFLEACLKEPGLKERDKIDLYTTLFEMYLHKSNEKNGRDREEWEGKAKKLIEGEDIPIDISNVLLLSHLSDFKDGTTLVREQAGLRFDIFRSYAAAKDTRGAIKALRKYGPEEPQLYPAALAYFTSDPRILEEAGDELDAVLEKIDTDGLMAPLQVIQTLSTNAVATMGMVKTYLQQTIERERKEIATNRRTITSYRTDTETKRQEINELSSKPQTFNATRCSFCGTQLDLPTVHFLCKHSFHQRCLKNDDEGNVEGDCPTCKKENDTIKAIRRGQEETAERHDLFLDMLGRSGDKFGMVAEFFGRGVMEVPGVE, translated from the exons ATGGCTCTAACTTCT TGGAAAACGTTCGATTTCTTCGAGGTCAGCCAAGTCAAACCGCCGGATGATGAGAGTAAATCCATCTTCGAGAACAACGAAATAAGCTGCGTATGCTCCGGCTCCGAGAATCTCTTCATAGGAAGCTATGATGGCACTGTGCGAATCTTATCCTCGAATTTCAAGATTCTGCGAACATTCCAAGCACACGATGTTGGGTCGATAACTCATATGAAACAAGTGGAAGGCACATCGTTGCTGGTTACAATAGCT GAAGATTTATCACACGAACCGATTCTGAAAGTATGGGCATTAGACAAACCTGTGAAGAAGACGGGCTTACCGACATGTCAATCGAGTTTGAGTATCCAAAATGGGCGGAAACAGTTTCCT ATATCTGCATTTACCGCAATGGATGATCTTTCGCAATTGGCTGTGGGATTCGGAAATGGTGCAGTGACCGTTATAAGAGGAGATTTGATCCATGATAGGGGAGCGAAGCAAAGAACAGTACACGAATCCGAGGAACCGATTACCGGACTTTCatttcgagaagaagaacgacTTGTTAATTTGTACGTCGCCACAACCTCACGTCTTGTGAAGCTCGTCATTTCAGGAAGAGCGCATAATCAATCAGCTAGACCGGTCGAAGATTCTGGATGTGGTGTGGGATGCATGACGGTGGATAAAAAGAATAGTGATATATTAGTAGTCCGAGATGATGCTATTTATTACTATAGAGTCGACGGTCGAAATTCGTGTTATGGTTATGATGGTACAAAAAGCCTAGTAGCAGTTTATGGGGATTATGTTGCGATAGTCTCTCCCCCCGCTACATCAAGTGCGACGAAATCCAGTGCCATTCGGCGATTTGGTGGGGCTCATGCAGATGATTTATTCAACACGTCGACATTCACCTTATTGGATACAGATCTAAAATTTGTGGCCCACTCGGAGTCATTAGTTTCGCAAGTCAAAGACTTGTTTATGATTTGGGGCGATTTATTTACGTTAACACAAGATGGGAAG atacATCGTTATCATGAGAAGCCGTTACAACAGAGACTTGAGACTCTATACCAAAGAAATCTCTACGTACACGCAATCAATTTGGCTCAAAAGGCTGGTATGGACTCTAAGCAGCAAAACATGATTTTCAGGAAATCGGGAGACTTCTTGTATCAAAAAGGAGACTACGATGGCGCCATGCAACAATATCTGAAAGCTATTGATAGCACTGAGCCATCACAAGTTATCCGAAAA TATCTTGATACTCAACGCATCcataatttgattgaatatctcGAAGAGCTTCATGAACATCACAAAGCGACAGCTGATCATACCACTTTACTTCTGAATTGCTATGctaaattaaaagatattgataaacTGGAGAAGTTCATCAAATCTCCCGGTGATCTGAAATTTGACCTCGAAACCGCTATTACAATGTGCAGACAAGGCGGTTACTATGAACAAGCTGCCTACCTTGCGAAAAAGCATGGCGAGCATGAGTTAGTAGTAGACATATTGATAGAAGACTCCAAAAGATATCCGGAAGCTCTACAATATATTTGGCGATTGGATCCTGATTTC GCCTATCCAATTCTTATGAAATATGCCAGAGTCCTTTTGGGGCATTGTCCGAAAGACACAACTCAAGTCTTTATTGACTACTACACAGGAAGCTACAGGCCAATGAAAGATGTCGTTATTACTTCGGAGGCCCCTGTGCAGCATGCTGGGTATGCAGCTGGTGCCGCGGGTGCCGCTGTCAATGCTGTTGCTAACATGAGGGATTTGATTCCACTCCCTTTTATGAATAATTCAACTATTTCTTCACCTGCGACTGTAAGCAATGTTAATGCTGCACCGGCCGACGGTCAAGTAGCTGAAGATCTTGAACCACCGCCACCGGCTTACAACCCGCCGCAACCAAGGACTGCGTTCTCCTCTTTCGTGGATCATCCTGAGGAATTCATAGTGTTCTTGGAAGCATGTCTCAAAGAGCCGGGCTTGAAAGAGCGTGATAAGATTGATCTTTACACAACTTTGTTTGAGATGTACCTGCataaatcaaatgaaaagaatggaCGTGATCGCGAAGAATGGGAAGGAAAAGCGAAAAAGCTTATTGAGGGTGAAGATATTCCCATTGATATTTCCAACGTACTTTTGCTTTCCCATCTTTCGGATTTCAAGGATGGCACTACGCTTGTTCGTGAACAAGCTGGTCTACGTTTCGATATCTTCCGATCATATGCTGCTGCAAAGGATACTCGTGGGGCCATCAAAGCTTTACGGAAGTATGGCCCTGAAGAGCCTCAGTTATATCCAGCAGCCCTTGCATATTTCACATCAGACCCAAGAATTCTCGAAGAAGCCGGAGATGAACTAGACGCAGTACTGGAAAAGATTGACACCGATGGACTTATGGCACCTCTGCAAGTTATTCAAACATTAAGCACCAACGCAGTAGCTACCATGGGTATGGTGAAAACCTATCTCCAGCAAACCATCGAACGTGAACGCAAAGAAATAGCCACCAATCGTCGTACGATCACCTCTTATCGTACAGATACAGAAACCAAACGTCAAGAAATCAACGAACTCTCTTCCAAGCCTCAAACTTTCAACGCCACACGCTGTTCTTTCTGCGGCACACAACTAGATCTTCCCACGGTCCATTTCCTTTGTAAACATAGTTTCCATCAAAGATGTCTCAAAAATGATGACGAGGGGAATGTCGAAGGAGACTGCCCAACGTGTAAAAAGGAAAACGATACGATTAAGGCGATCAGGAGAGGCCAGGAAGAGACGGCTGAGAGGcatgatttgtttttggatATGCTTGGTAGAAGTGGAGATAAGTTCGGGATGGTGGCGGAATTTTTTGGTAGGGGGGTTATGGAGGTTCCAGGGGTGGAGTGA